TACAAGTGCCTTTTTGTTTATCGGATAAAAAACGCAAAAGTTACGCCTTCCCGTTAAGAAGGAACGCGCTGAATTGAGTTTCAGATAGACCGGAACCACCCCTTTCAGACCGACCGGCACAATAATTAACCTTCATGTTTCCCAGACCCACGTCAGGCGTGTGGAGGCCAGTGGAGCGAAAATAGCAATCCTAAGAAAATTCGTATATTTTTTGGCTCCGACAGATCACGAGGACTATCATAGCCACGGCTGGTATCAATGCCAGTACCGAAAAGATGCCTCTAGGATAGTACAAGATAAATAGCGCCACCAGGAGGACTAAAAACCTTGCAGGAAGGTCATGCCTTTTATGTTCAAAAAGCTTACCGTGGATGGCGGCAGCTGCCGTCATGCATCCGATCATTAGCGCACCCAGAGCAGCCAGTTGTGCTAAACCAGGCTCCAACAACAAAATATCCCAATTGAAAATCGCGAATGTGAGGAAGAAAAATGGAATAGATATTTGCAGCGTTACCATCATCGTCTTCATAAAGGAGGCCCCTGAAATACGGGAAGCAACCGCAGCTACGAGTGAGGTTGGTGGCGAATATTCGGATATTACCGCTACGAAAAACAAGAAGAAATGAGCTATCCAAGGGTTGATCCCGATTCGTGTCATCGGCGGGATGACTATCACGGCTGAGATTATGTAACAGGCCGACGGAGGTATTCCCAGCCCTAAGAAGACCCCAATTACGAACCCCATTCCGATAAGGGCTACGACATGGAATTCTCCGACCGTCATCAGTAGCCCCATTAGTTTAAGCATCCATCCACTAACCACGAACAGATTTATCATCACCCCGAGCATGGCGAGCAAGAGAACGAGCGGAGCGGTGACCCCGGCAAATGCCTCTATGGCTCGGCGCAAACACCTACCCCATTCCTTTATCTTATCTGAAATCGTCCCAGGATGGAGATACATTCTGATTCCGGAGGCGGTGATAAAGAGACCGATCGCAATGTTAAGTGCAGCTCGTGATGCATCATACCAAAGGACACCCATCAAATAGATCAAAACTCCGATAAAGGTGAAGAAAATAACTGTGTTGACCACCTCTGTTTTGGAGACTTTTTCGATAATGGCAACCAGTTCTTTTGGGCTACTTCCCCTTCCCCGCACGAAGCGTGTTGTAAAGAGGAAAACCGATAGGGATATGATAGCAAAGAAAATGAGTGCCGGCGCCCATCCTCGAGCGATAACCTCGAAATATGTCACGCCGAGAAAGTCAGCCATGAGGAAACCGGCTATTGCCATGACGGGTGGCATGAGCAAGCCTCCTAGCGAAGCTG
The Desulfobacterales bacterium DNA segment above includes these coding regions:
- a CDS encoding TRAP transporter fused permease subunit encodes the protein MEKNPLIDQAQSLSEMRKFLIPSYLIATIVYLGFSLHYFTTGLGGTTLLAITLVPIAYVLWVLNSFVVGELPYPRLGLKPNIAIAGVYIAMCIFSIIYMRVEFDALIYDRAGFFNTPDKIVGVMMLGLVIEYTRREHRVLFYLILFLMFYSVYGWIFPGILGHPGISWTRVITSSSVEIALGLFGTYAQTGVGVIAAFFMFLGIAQGFGVQESIVKTFVGILGKHRTLIPQTAVVTSMAIATCSGSGAANAAITGQYTIPLMKKAGFPALYAGAVEASASLGGLLMPPVMAIAGFLMADFLGVTYFEVIARGWAPALIFFAIISLSVFLFTTRFVRGRGSSPKELVAIIEKVSKTEVVNTVIFFTFIGVLIYLMGVLWYDASRAALNIAIGLFITASGIRMYLHPGTISDKIKEWGRCLRRAIEAFAGVTAPLVLLLAMLGVMINLFVVSGWMLKLMGLLMTVGEFHVVALIGMGFVIGVFLGLGIPPSACYIISAVIVIPPMTRIGINPWIAHFFLFFVAVISEYSPPTSLVAAVASRISGASFMKTMMVTLQISIPFFFLTFAIFNWDILLLEPGLAQLAALGALMIGCMTAAAAIHGKLFEHKRHDLPARFLVLLVALFILYYPRGIFSVLALIPAVAMIVLVICRSQKIYEFS